The Amblyomma americanum isolate KBUSLIRL-KWMA chromosome 3, ASM5285725v1, whole genome shotgun sequence genome window below encodes:
- the LOC144126018 gene encoding uncharacterized protein LOC144126018 — MYKCHSGAVSSTHIRASNIITREPYDALAESGAEETAAEMSEPRATSPRNESGSGTDDVLHDVMRQVDAEIRQCLDRGKPLTSIFCSPVKQKGRARRLHRQPFTEHPAAANDCGGPQPSQSHQRPRSGGGSSRCPRAMAAERWLETPHVVSVTRGMSGTQQLQRFDDAARVRQAYHRARWLSRAQRFRIALDVDDPDVQRSLEAVQPFDFQVGPREPPVHIDGIDPDIDEEETDILASPARQC; from the exons ATGTACAAATGTCACAGCGGTGCAGTCTCTTCCACGCACATACG TGCCTCGAACATCATTACTCGAGAACCATACGACGCACTTGCTGAATCCGGAGCGgaggaaacagctgctgaaatgtCTGAACCTCGCGCCACAAG CCCACGCAACGAGAGTGGAAGTGGAACTGACGATGTACTTCACGATGTAATGCGTCAG GTGGACGCAGAGATCCGCCAGTGCTTGGACCGCGGGAAGCCTCTGACCAGCATCTTCTGCTCGCCGGTCAAGCAGAAGGGTCGGGCCAGGAGGCTGCACAG GCAGCCGTTCACCGAGCATCCGGCAGCGGCCAACGACTGCGGGGGGCCGCAACCGTCGCAGTCCCACCAGAGGCCGCGCTCTGGCGGCGGCTCGTCTCGCTGCCCCCGCGCAATGGCGGCCGAGCGCTGGCTGGAGACGCCGCACGTGGTGTCCGTCACGCGGGGCATGAGCGGCACCCAGCAGCTGCAGCGCTTCGACGACGCCGCCCGCGTGCGCCAGGCCTACCACCGGGCACGCTGGCTGAGCCGCGCGCAGCGCTTCCGCATCGCGCTG GACGTGGACGACCCCGACGTGCAGCGGTCTCTGGAGGCGGTGCAGCCCTTCGACTTCCAGGTCGGCCCTCGGGAGCCTCCAGTTCACATCGATGGCATCGATCCCGACATCGACGAGGAAGAGACCGACATTCTTGCCTCTCCTGCCAGGCAGTGTTAA